The sequence ggtagacttcacacacctttgagaacattatggagaactctcaggcatgcaggtttcctcacgatgttttcattcaccgttaaagcaagtgatatttaattagttaaaacgtacattactccgaaaagtttgaggtgcgtgcccgggatcgaacccccgacctcggattagaaggcggacggcctaaccactaggctatcacagcttaaagtAAGGTCACTAAAGTTAAATTCAACAATGGTGGTTAAGAAAGAAATTAGATCTTTGTATTAAATTTCTACCATATCAGTCAATTTGGtttgcataattattaatatattaaataatctTTTCTTGGAAATagcaatacaatattatgtttaaatgcATAGGTATAACACTCCATCTGTTTACTCATATCAGGTTTTACAAAGTCAGTGACCTTTGCAATCCttatataataacaaaattcccgcaacttcgtctgtgtagatttaggtttttaagcaTCACatgaaaactttgattttccactAATTTTCCTAAGTTTGGTACAGGCTGAGCTGGCATGCAAGCTCATGTATATATAGCtatatgttactttttattccgatcaagagttcgcacgggaatTTAAATCaacatcttaaatatataaaaggaaaaggtggctgactgactgattgatctatcaacgcacagctcaaactactggacggattgggctgaaatttggcatgcagattgcagatagctattatgacgtaggcatccgctaagaaaggatttttgaaaatgcaacctcTAACatccgcactcagagtcgctatgcgctaatcgttacttaagattgagttgaaacgagacagatttatgtgagaaatatagctctgtctcgttttaactaaacttaagtaacgattaagcgactctgagtacggctgtgaaataggggtttgaaactagtgtagcccacgcggacgaagtcgcgagcataagctagtaaagctATACGAGTCAACGTATAGCTgttaacagtacccgtagtacaagattttacgtctcaccaaaccaaaccaaattcgagagtcgaaatacttccgcgttaaagtaaaatggacctaaacagccttgaattgaagtcaaatattcaatgccactgattttaatttcgcaatgtttccgcttggagcgctggctgtagaagtgtagacaaacttgagctttaaaacaaggcagttaagatccagtttactgtaacgcggaagtatttcgactctcgaatttggtttggtttggtgagacgtaaaatcttgtactacgggtacaggcctTGCGCGGAGACATTGTGAgtagatagtaggtatacaCTATACGTGCTCCATCCATGTGGGACATAGAAAGTGTCATCTTGACAAAGCGAGAAACACCATATCCGCTTACCTGCCTACTACGAGTACCTAACTACATAGGCGCGAATTTGCATTTACTAaaagccatcgccggctcactacagagtaagggtctcctctcagagtgagaagggttttggccatagtctaccacgctagccatgtgcggattggtagacttcacacacctttgagaacattatggagcactctcaggcatgcaggtttcctcacgatgttttccttcaccgttaaagcaagtgatatttaattacttaaaacgcacataactccgaaaagctagaggtgcgtgcccgggatcgaacccccgacctccgattagaaggcggacgtcctaaccactaggctatcacagcttatatgcagtggcgtgcacagggtttgaagccagggtaggcactagttaagtaggagcctgttcactggcaggtcataatgaaaaatatgcattgagctattacaactggggtaagcagtgcatttatgcctctatgacctgcacgccactgcttatatAGCAGGCAAGTTttctataggtagtaggtataatcgACAAGGGTAAAGATAAGCCATATATGCCAGTCAGGGTGTTAGATAACCTCCATATCTCCATATTAAGTACTTCTATACCTAagctatacctaagtattagagATAAGTACTAActcaatataatttaataatatatctaactatacctactaacctataattgtacctatctataaccTTTAAACCTCACATTAGTAAATAAgcctattttaaaatgtactccattatattgtaaacaaatcattattatgtaaacaaaccAAATCTCGCCCTCGTCCTTTAGACCATTCATTATCCTCTCCAGTTCCAAATCACATATATAACCCAGATATCCCAAAATCCAAACATTCTATTTCAAACTCTGTTCTACACTGTTACTCTGTTTCTTTAAGTATAAgttctttgttttaattattgtttaaatattattcatctttataaattaaatttattagtttttattaagccctttAATTACGTAACAAATTGGCGCAGTTCGGTAGGATAATTGcgtaacaaattaaattaattgtgcAAATTTAAGACGACAAGAACGTGCGTCAAGAGACAATAGCTCAAAACGTACGGTAGCTGCAAGCTTTTAACAAATGTCGCCGAACGCAATGCTCCTCATCTTGATGTTACTGTGGTAAGTGGCTTAATTTGTCTGCTCAATTCCTATTTTTTTCCTTGTGTGtactattttatatctatttatcCTATTTCTACATGCCTAAATCCATAAAAAACGAACCATACACCAACTCTCTATATCCCAACTTATCTCAATCGCCGATACACGACACAAACACAATGCCTCTAGAAATTAACACGTTATTAAAACTCATCCCAACATTCGACACCGCAGAATCACAACAAATCTACAGATTTGTCCGGTCTTGTGACTCTGCATTTCTTCTAGCAGACGCCGAGAAGGAACAAATCCTACTCGTCTATGCACTAAATAACATAACGGGTACATGTGCTTCCGATGTCCACTCTAAACAATATACTTCATGGGAAGACCTTAAGTCCTACCTTATTGAGAAATTCTCCAATGTCAAGACGATTTCACATCTCAATTTAGAACTACAGTCGATGTTCCAAAAACCAGCCGAAAGCATAACCGACTTCTTCCACAGAGTCGACTTATGCCGAAGCAAAATAGTTGAAAAACTAAATACCGAAATCAAAGACAATACGTTATTAGGTCGGATGGCAACAACAGAAGAGACCGCCTTAAGCGTCTTCGTTAACGGCATTAGCTCCGAAATAGGTACGATGCTAAGAACGCGAGGTTTCCAAAACCTAACTGTAGCTGGGCGTTTTGCcatagaagaagaaaaaatacgAGCTATGAACACAGCTAGGCAAtccttatttaaaaataacacgAATCAACATAAACCCAGCTTACAACGAACTCAAATCATTCCTAATCCTCGTACAACTTATAATTCATACCCATCAAATACGAAAACCTGTAACTATTGCAAAAATCCAGGTCATCTAATATCTGAATGTCGCAAAAGAGCATATAACAATAACTTGCGCAATAATATCCAGTCGGACTCCCTCATACGAAACACGTTGCCAGCCTCTCTGGCACAAACGCGCCCGTCAACACAACGAGCCTTACCAACCCCTTCGGCACAGACACGCCCACTAATACAACGTGCCCTACCAGCTCCTCCAGCTTATGCAAATAATTTAAACTGCGAAGCGACCAACGAAATGAGCAGCTCGTCGGAAATCGCTTCAGCCTCCTGCTCAATGATCCAAACTCCGACACCGAGTTTGAACCTAGAGAATTTCCAACTCAAATGGTAAGCAGACCTACTCTGCCCAAACAAAGTCTTAGTCGCAGTTTCCAAAATCCAGTCCATCGGGGACACAATATAACTGCCTCTAAGGAAATCAATGACGCATCGCCAGTCTATCGGAGACAATACAAAGATGCATCTACGCAAACCAATCAAGATTCAATATCCTCGAACACTGTATCTGAATTTCAATCAAAATCGGTAACTCACGAACAGGGTAACCAGCCCCAAACCCGCAGTACTGATGTAATTACTAACTCCGAATCTTTCAACAATACTAGATCTGCGAGCTCCGCAAAACCTACTAATTCTAACAAACCTACTATTTCCACCGAATCCAACATACCTACGAGTTCTACTATTCCAACTAACGTTACCAAACCTACCATTTCCACTGATTTCACCAATTTCTCAAAAAATCATGCCAAACCCACTATTCCTACGAAATCCCGTAAATCTACCAAATCACGATACCATTCAAAGCCTAAACCCAAACCTAAACCTAACCCAAAACCTCAGAATACTATTCCTACCGATTCAAACCCTATTCAATCCTACTCCGTATCGCCTCTAAATGACGTACCTCCCGAGAACTTATTACATTGCACATTCCAAATAGAAAATCAACCCGTAATTCTATTAATTGACACTGGTGCAGGAATTTCAATATTGAGACAAGACAAAATAGGTACAGCTCAGCTAAATGACCTAGACAAAGTCTCTATAATAGGCATTTCTAACTCGCAAACATCAACCACCAGTTTTGGCTCAGCTGAAGTTTCTCTAGACAACTTCCCAAAGTTTAAATTTCACGTAGCCAATTTGAACCTTAAAGCGGATGGTATTTTAGGTAACGACTTCATGACACAGTTTAACGCTAATATTTACATGAAATCAAAAACAATGCGCATACGTGATAAAACCTATAAGCTTCACTATCTTAACGAACCCGTCACTAATTACGATCCAAATAAACAATTTCTTGCAAGCCGAACGGAAACCATAATTAGATGTAAAACAAATAACATTGACTCGGGCACAGCCATTATTGAGAAACAAATATTAGCTAATGGCATCGTTATTCCTAACGCATTAGTAAATGTCACAAACAATTCATTCTATATCACTTGTGTAAATGCTAACAAAAACGACGAGATAATCACTACGCCTATTATTAATGCGGTTCCATTTAATACTAAtgactataatattacaaacaacAACACATCCCAAGAACCTATAACGATTAACAACATGAACTCTTTAGACCGTCAAAGCAAAGTTATGCAGTTAGTAAGAAAAGAACATCTAAATTCCGAAGAATCAGAATCTTTAAACAAAATAGTTTCCGAATTTTCAGACATATTCTTTATTGAAGGCGACTCTCTCACATTCAGCAACCACACGAAACATCGAATACCTACAACCTCTGACAAGCCCATTCATACTAAGACTTACAGATTCCCACAAGTTCACGAAAACGAAGTTAAGACTCAAGTCCAGAAAATGTTAGACCAAGATATTATTCAACCTAGTTCATCCCCTTGGAGTAGCCCAATCTGGGTAGTTCCTAAAAAACTTGACGCTTCTGGAAAACAAAAATGGCGTTTAGTCATAGACTACCGCAAACTAAACGACGTAACTGTAGGTGACAGCTATCCACTTCCTAACATCACTGACATTCTAGACAAATTAGGACACTCTCAATACTTTACTACCTTAGATCTTGCCTCAGGATTCCATCAACTCGAAGTCGAACCCGAAGACATTCCTAAAACAGCATTTAATACACCCTATGGTCATTACGAGTACAAAAGGATGCCTTTTGGACTTAAGAATGCTCCTGCCACCTTCCAACGTGTAATGGATTCCGTACTCTGCGGATTACAAGGTGAAAGATGCTTTGTATACCTAGATGACATTGTTGTTTTTGCATCAAGTCTACAAGAACACGAACAAAAACTTTGTGAAGTATTTTCTAGACTCCAAAAATACGAACTCAAAGTCCAACCTGACAAATGCGAATTCTTAAGACGTGAAGTAGCGTACCTAGGTCACATTATTTCTAGCGAAGGCGTAAAACCCAATCCAGACAAAATTCAAGCAGTCAAAGATTTTCCAGTTCCAAAATGCTGCAAAGATATAAAAGCATTTCTAGGTCTTACAGGCTATTACCGACGATTCATCTCGAATTTTAGCAAAATAACTAAACCACTTACTAGTCTTCTCAAAAAGGACACACCTTTTATTTGGGGCGAAACCCAACAAAAAGCATTCGAAGAGTGTAAAAACTTACTAATTAATCCACCTATCCTGCAATATCCTGACTTTACAAAAGAATTTGTTTTAACCACTGATGCTTCAATACACGCCATCGGCGCAGTTCTATCTCAAGGACCAATAGGCAAGGATCTACCTATAGCTTATGCATCTCGCACACTTAATAAAGCCGAATCAAATTATTCCACTATAGAGCGCGAATTATTGGCAATTGTTTGGGCCGTCAAACATTTCCGTCCTTATCTATTCGgtagaaaattcaaaattgtgactGACCATAAACCACTTACATGGTTATTTTCTATAAAAGACCCAGGTAGTCGTCTCGTTAGATGGAGACTAAAACTAGAAGAATTTGACTACGAAGTTATTTATAAAGCAGGTAAAAGTAACACAAACGCCGATGCGCTTTCACGACCCCCTGTCATGAACACTAATGTTGTAGACCCAACACTCGACGATAACGACATTCCAAATTCCACTCAAAATCCAAAACCTACTGAAGTATTCTCAGAAGATTATCTCCAAATCAATTACTCTCATTTTTTTGAAAACCCCACTTATAGCTTCGACACTCCAAATCTCCATATTTCTCCAGACAATCTCTTAGACGACAGACATAAAGACATATTTATTCCCATTTCATGCGAACTGTCAGATAAGAACGACCTTTTTAACACTGCAATCTCAACATGTCCTCAAGTAGATCCATATTTAGAAAAACCCAAAACACTTTACGATGTCGATTTAGTGGTttcaaataacaaacaaaatatgtttttcggtTGTACAAGGCCAACACATTTCGACTCATGGGATTCTGAAAGTTATTTCAAAACTCTTCTAAGTTGTTTACAACAACATAATTGCAAATCACTTTTCGTCCCAGATCTCAAAAATTACCCAACATGTAAATTACAAGGCAACGAACAACTACACATCACCGCATACTTAGCTGACTCCTATGACTGCGAAATTACGATTTGTGAAAATAAGGTTAAACATCCAAATCCAGAAGAAATCCCTGAAATtctaaaaacatttcacgatGACCGTTTATCAGGACACAGAGGAATAGTAGAAACAACACGTAAAATCAGATCCGAATATTTTTGGAATGGTATGACTGATACTATAAAAGACTATGTTAATAACTGTATGACATGCCAACGTGgtaaaatacaaagaaaaacaTACAAAGCTCCCATGGTTATAACAACCTCTTCTACAGAACCATTCGAACGAGTTACCATCGATTTAGTTTCTTACTCTGACATTACAGGTGACTCTAACAAATACATACTGACCTTACAAGACGACTTAACTAGATTCGTCCAAGCTTATCCCATTCCCGATAAACAAGCAATCACTGTCGCTAAATCCCTTCTAACCTTCTGCCAACATTATGGCATCCCAAAACGTTTTCATTCAGACCAAGGTGGTGAATTTGTCAATAATATCCTGAAACAGCTAATGAAATTATTAGGCTCACAACACACGTTCAGCACAGCATATCATCCACAAACAAACGGCGCATTAGAACGATTCCATGCAGTACTCAGAGACCATATACGCATGTACTCTACAAAAAGGTCCCACAATTGGGATCAAATCGTACCACTTGCAATAATGTGCCATAATACCTCACTGAATCAGTCGACAGGCTTCACACCTCATGAACTCCTATTCGGATATAAACCTCGTTTGCTTTATACCCTTAAAGACTCGCGCGAGTACACAACAAGTGACTACCTTAACGACCTTAACGAACGTCTTAAAATATCTCGTGACATAGCTCAAAGAAACCTTAACAGCATGAAAGATAGAGCTAAAATACGCTATGACAATAACATCAAAAACATAGCTGATTTTCAATTAGGCGATAAAGTTATGCTCCGcgtacctaatcctaataatctaGATAGCAAATGGGAAGGACCATACGAAATTGCAAGAAAAGGGTTCAACGAAAATTACATTATAAGGAAATCTGGTAGAAACCAATTAGTTCACGGCAATCGCTTAAGACCTTTACAGGATTGCAATGATCAACTtgatacctagttttaatttatatattagatAGTTTTAGATAGATTTATACATAACATAGtttatacaattaaaataatattattttacaaatttctatttacaaattatacaattttaccaAATCTTTTATACTTCTAAACTCtctaattcaaaaaaaaataaaataatttctaagTCGTATAAAAGAATAATGTTTTTCAGGTCGTATCATTTGGTGATGGCCAATCCTATCCCACGAAATCAACCAAATAATGAAACACGACATTTCAATACCAAATTCGCTGAAATCATGAATACCCATACTTCAGTTTTACAATTTTATCTTTACTTAAATTTATTCTTATACAAACTCTACATCTTTGTGAAAAACTTCtatatcaataaatttaaaaattcatacaCTCCTAACGTTTTATGCTAAATTAtattctatattataaatgaattCTAAActtgtaatcacaaattaatACTTCTATTTGAACTTcgattaaaactattttaagaattttgtacgacaaatacctaagtattctaTTTGCGAATATTTAGATCAAACTAATGAAATCATTTTTAactcattataattaaaacgaATATCGACTATATCTTCTAAATCCTAAAATTTACAATTGGCCCAAAAATAGTTTTAGATGTTATTACAACAAGCATATTGTCTATTGAATCGAGCACAATCTGCCTATCTATTATTTTACCGTATCCatcaaaaacttttaattaTAATCACATGAAAAGCTTCATCAATATAATTGCTTCAAAAATACATAACACTTTACACAATACTTCAACTTTATAGAATCTATAACTCTAATATTATACACAAATCTCTTTAAGttaatttaggttttacaattttattcaaattaatttatattatcataatataacattatattcCATTCCTTTTAATCATTCCAATTCCTCTTTTATTCTACCTTCCTTTCCTCGAGCAAACATAACTTGCCACTTCTACGACACGGCAACGCTGCGTGTCTACAAGCTTCCGGAAAGATGCAAGATCGTCGTACTTACCTGAAAGAAGATTCTACAAGCAACAAAAAGAACTACCAATAAATTGCCAATTAAAATATTCTCAACAAATAGCAACACTTTTAAAACGCTTAAAAATAACCGATGGATATTTtcactaaaatttaaattgaacaTCAAAAGATCTCTGAAGACTCTAAAATCATTTCATCGAAACAAGATGCAGATTCTACGCAACATTTGTGACATTGAATGCAGAACAAGACACATACCACTGAATTCGCTGTACATCATCAAGGATCAAATCAAAGTACAAAAACAACTTCTAAAGGAGTATCAAAACTCCTTCAATCATAGTGATTCCAATACCAAATACTCTTTTGCCACTATGGCACTGGGCACATCTATGCTCATtttcctaatataatataaatgttgtCCCTGGCGCCGCTTCTGCCTTCGAAACCAAAACCAACCAGATCGAGATCTGCAATCCAGAGGTTGCATTCAAATTTTCAACAACTGTTTCGACAACTCTCGTCAGCATCAAACTATCCCAATGGCCACGATCATCACGAATGCAGTTTCCaaagacgaagaagaagaagaagacctacCAACAACTAACCCAAGATCACGCACTCCAAAGGCCCGATCTTTATTCTAAGAGGGGAGGTGTTAGATAACCTCCATATCTCCATATTAAGTACTTCTATACCTAagctatacctaagtattagagATAAGTACTAActcaatataatttaataatatatctaactatacctactaacctataattgtacctatctataaccTTTAAACCTCACATTAGTAAATAAgcctattttaaaatgtactccattatattgtaaacaaatcattattatgtaaacaaaccAAATCTCGCCCTCGTCCTTTAGACCATTCATTATCCTCTCCAGTTCCAAATCACATATATAACCCAGATATCCCAAAATCCAAACATTCTATTTCAAACTCTGTTCTACACTGTTACTCTGTTTCTTTAAGTATAAgttctttgttttaattattgtttaaatattattcatctttataaattaaatttattagtttttattaagccctttAATTACGTAACAAGGGCCCAGGGGCGTTCCCACGACTTTACAGGTCACACTTAACTACAACACTACTGTTATGAGaggtttattgtttttttgaACTTTCAATGGTGGACAAAATGACAAAATTTCCCGTAACTTGGAAGATTAGGTTGGTGCATTATTTttctaacttttatttattttattttattataaaggcacacaataCAGGTTTCAACTATTAACGGtccaaatacaaaaacaatagattaagatctaaacACATCAACGACActtaaatataggtattatgcAGTATGCACTAAAAAAGGTAACATatacaatttgtaaaatacagaATAAAGAAATGGacaattatctatatatataaaaggaaaaggtgactgactgactgactgactgactgactgatctatcaacgcacagctcaaactactggacggatcgggctgaaatttggcatgcagatagctattatggcgtaggcatccgctaagaaaggatttttgaaaattcaactcctaagggggtgaaatagggatttgaaattttgcagtccacgcggacgaagtcgcgagcataagctagttataaaatatataaattggtTTAGGTAAATAGTTATCAGAGTTACGTGCCTTTTAATTTTaagcaattcaatatcacttgcttcaacggtgaaggaaaacatcgtaaggaaacctgcatgcctgagagttctccataatgttctcaaaggtgtgtgaagtctgccaatccgcatttggccagcgactatggccaaacccttatcATTCTGATGGGAGACCactgctcagtagtgagccggcgatgggttgttcatgatggaATTGCCATACCATaaagtatgtgaagtctgccaatccgcacttggccagcgtggtagactatggccaaacctttctcattctgatacCCTTGCATTATAGTTAGTCGTGACTACGTGAACAAGGAAATTCTAGTCTACATTTGattaaaatcaatcaatcagcctgtttgcgtccactgctggacatatgccttctcaagagcgcaccaccacacacgatcctctgccttcctcatccacccacttcccgctaccttcttaaggtcgtcagtccagcgggttggaggccGTCCGGATTAAAAGttataacaaaattaaaaccAGGAAAAAGCACAAGCCTCTAATGGTGAATACTATTATATCAGTTAAGTCCACTGTGTGGGACCTGTCCTTGCTCGCCCACGCCCAATAGCTTCAACTTGACTCTCCCACGCCCCACCCACTGCGATGTGGAAGCACTTTCGTTA is a genomic window of Maniola hyperantus chromosome 12, iAphHyp1.2, whole genome shotgun sequence containing:
- the LOC138403072 gene encoding uncharacterized protein, which gives rise to MPLEINTLLKLIPTFDTAESQQIYRFVRSCDSAFLLADAEKEQILLVYALNNITGTCASDVHSKQYTSWEDLKSYLIEKFSNVKTISHLNLELQSMFQKPAESITDFFHRVDLCRSKIVEKLNTEIKDNTLLGRMATTEETALSVFVNGISSEIGTMLRTRGFQNLTVAGRFAIEEEKIRAMNTARQSLFKNNTNQHKPSLQRTQIIPNPRTTYNSYPSNTKTCNYCKNPGHLISECRKRAYNNNLRNNIQSDSLIRNTLPASLAQTRPSTQRALPTPSAQTRPLIQRALPAPPAYANNLNCEATNEMSSSSEIASASCSMIQTPTPSLNLENFQLKW